A part of Amycolatopsis camponoti genomic DNA contains:
- a CDS encoding M15 family metallopeptidase — translation MNPRTRVLVVLMFALSVVLAGVTPAPAAPAQTVELAAPAGSGLPPYVAVIKPVSAERLGSSWHEGCPVGPDQLRLVSLPFVGFDGGVHRGELVVNADRAVEVARVFADLYFGRFPIERMETVEKYDSDDDASMAANNTSAFNCRAITGGTAWSNHSYGRAIDVDTVQNPYISGRGAVYPPNGAPYVDRSQALPGMIHAGDVAERAFTTRGWTWGGSWDTPIDYQHFEKP, via the coding sequence ATGAATCCGAGAACCAGAGTTCTTGTCGTCCTGATGTTCGCGTTGTCGGTGGTGCTGGCGGGTGTCACGCCGGCGCCGGCGGCCCCGGCCCAGACTGTGGAGCTGGCGGCGCCGGCCGGCAGTGGTCTTCCGCCGTATGTCGCGGTGATCAAGCCGGTGTCGGCTGAGCGGCTGGGGTCGAGCTGGCATGAGGGGTGTCCGGTCGGTCCGGATCAGTTGCGGTTGGTGAGCTTGCCGTTCGTGGGGTTCGACGGTGGGGTGCACCGGGGTGAGCTGGTCGTGAACGCCGATCGTGCGGTCGAGGTGGCGCGGGTGTTCGCGGATCTGTATTTCGGGCGGTTCCCGATCGAGCGGATGGAGACGGTGGAGAAGTACGACTCCGACGATGATGCGTCGATGGCGGCGAACAACACGTCGGCGTTCAACTGCCGGGCGATCACGGGGGGTACGGCGTGGTCGAATCACTCGTATGGGCGGGCGATCGACGTGGACACGGTGCAGAATCCGTACATTTCCGGTAGGGGTGCGGTGTATCCGCCCAATGGTGCGCCGTATGTCGATCGGTCGCAGGCGTTGCCGGGGATGATCCACGCGGGTGATGTGGCGGAGCGGGCGTTCACGACGCGGGGTTGGACGTGGGGTGGGTCTTGGGACACCCCGATCGATTACCAGCACTTCGAGAAGCCCTGA
- a CDS encoding LuxR C-terminal-related transcriptional regulator: MRTTTRFRPVPGGKVTVPRLPGTFVPRPRLGALFDRATVRPVTVVRAPAGAGKTTALASWAGDGRTVAWVSLDENDNDEPRLWAGILCALRRCPAVAGKSAVHRLSPPSPGRRRGFLADLDDALTGLSRPVRLVLDDLQEISHPDALEALAALVHRVPSGVRLVLVTRVEPRLRLARLHVEGVLSRVDAAELRFTTKETTVLLRATGATVGDDRVRELTERTAGWAAALGWAAVSVREAGDADALVASVTGDERAVAKFFAEEVLSRLPAATSDLLLCLSVCDAVSATLAVRLSGRVDAGARLDELERALGLVARTPADTYRLPPLLRGFLRAELARRDPARVLRLHGTAAAWFAGEGRFGEALRHAVAGRDRQRVLSLAREHAVRQAQAGDGEPVRVALTHLGPAAVAASPSLRLASALENIQRGDLAGAAADLAGEAPGDDRWPLAVRHLAVVTGERPPETAEAVPSPDFDAWANLDLAWRSLHRGARRHAVTRAREALRLAHDERLDHLVLHSRLALAVATALHGEHPAMRRACTGALAVARRHGWRRSPGVAECHLLLAYDDLMRAEPIAAARELAQATSAEVPGGPPLLGPLREFFEGMVRFDDGDRGAGSQGMRAARHRLALAELPPEVVGVCAVAEYHAALVLGEGLHAAEVLAWVHERLPGSGELALLRVRAHLAADEPDAAEAVLRETASAKAVLPATPVDRCLAETALALRSHRRTKALHALDRALALARPNGLVRPFALAEPRVGHLLIDHSGGFGSLDRFAQAVRGRLVPRTRSSGLTDREQVVLRRLPSQRSLDEIASDLTVSVNTVKTHVRAIYGKLGVNNRRSAVVVARQNGLT; the protein is encoded by the coding sequence GTGCGAACGACGACCCGGTTCCGGCCGGTCCCCGGTGGCAAGGTCACGGTGCCGCGGCTGCCGGGGACCTTCGTCCCCCGACCCCGGCTGGGGGCGCTGTTCGACCGCGCCACCGTCCGGCCGGTCACGGTGGTCCGCGCCCCGGCCGGGGCCGGCAAGACCACGGCGCTGGCGAGCTGGGCCGGCGACGGCCGCACCGTCGCCTGGGTGTCGCTGGACGAGAACGACAACGACGAACCCCGGTTGTGGGCGGGGATCCTGTGCGCGCTGCGCCGCTGTCCCGCGGTGGCCGGGAAGAGCGCGGTGCACCGGCTTTCCCCGCCGTCGCCCGGGCGGCGGCGCGGTTTCCTGGCGGACCTGGACGACGCGCTCACCGGCCTGAGCCGTCCGGTGCGGCTGGTCCTGGACGACCTGCAGGAGATCTCCCACCCGGACGCGCTGGAGGCGCTCGCGGCCCTCGTGCACCGGGTGCCGTCCGGTGTCCGGCTGGTGCTGGTCACCCGCGTCGAGCCGCGGCTGCGGCTGGCCCGGCTGCACGTGGAGGGCGTCCTGTCCCGGGTGGACGCGGCCGAACTCCGGTTCACCACCAAGGAGACGACGGTCCTGCTGCGGGCCACCGGGGCCACGGTGGGCGACGACCGCGTCCGGGAGCTCACCGAGCGCACGGCGGGCTGGGCCGCCGCCCTCGGCTGGGCCGCCGTGTCCGTACGCGAAGCGGGGGACGCGGACGCGCTCGTCGCCTCCGTCACCGGGGACGAGCGCGCCGTGGCCAAGTTCTTCGCCGAAGAAGTGCTGTCGCGGCTGCCCGCGGCGACGTCGGATCTCCTGCTGTGCCTCAGTGTCTGCGACGCCGTGAGCGCGACGCTCGCCGTCCGCTTGTCCGGCCGCGTGGACGCCGGGGCGCGGCTGGACGAGCTCGAGCGCGCGCTGGGTCTCGTCGCGCGCACGCCGGCCGACACCTACCGGCTTCCGCCGCTGCTGCGGGGTTTCCTGCGTGCCGAGCTGGCCCGGCGGGACCCGGCGCGGGTGCTGCGGCTGCACGGGACCGCCGCGGCGTGGTTCGCCGGCGAAGGCCGGTTCGGGGAGGCACTCCGGCACGCCGTGGCGGGCCGTGACCGGCAGCGCGTCCTTTCCCTCGCGCGGGAGCACGCCGTGCGCCAGGCCCAGGCCGGTGACGGCGAGCCGGTGCGCGTCGCGCTCACCCACCTGGGCCCCGCGGCCGTCGCGGCGAGCCCGTCGCTGCGGCTGGCGTCGGCGCTGGAAAACATCCAGCGCGGGGACCTCGCCGGTGCCGCGGCCGACCTGGCGGGGGAGGCGCCGGGTGACGACCGGTGGCCCCTCGCCGTCCGTCATCTCGCGGTGGTGACCGGCGAGCGCCCGCCGGAGACCGCGGAGGCCGTGCCGTCCCCGGACTTCGACGCCTGGGCGAACCTCGACCTCGCCTGGCGGTCACTGCACCGCGGGGCCCGCCGGCACGCCGTCACCCGGGCGCGGGAAGCCCTGCGCCTGGCTCACGACGAGCGGCTCGACCACCTCGTGCTCCACAGCCGGCTGGCGCTGGCCGTCGCGACCGCCCTCCACGGCGAGCACCCGGCGATGCGGCGCGCCTGCACGGGCGCGCTGGCCGTCGCGCGCCGGCACGGCTGGCGCCGGTCCCCGGGCGTGGCCGAGTGCCACCTCCTGCTGGCCTACGACGACCTGATGCGCGCCGAGCCCATCGCCGCGGCCCGGGAGCTGGCCCAGGCGACGTCGGCGGAAGTGCCCGGGGGCCCGCCGCTGCTGGGACCGCTCCGCGAGTTCTTCGAGGGCATGGTGCGCTTCGACGACGGCGACCGGGGCGCGGGCTCGCAGGGCATGCGCGCGGCCCGGCACCGGCTCGCCCTCGCCGAACTGCCCCCCGAGGTCGTCGGGGTGTGCGCGGTCGCGGAGTACCACGCGGCTCTCGTCCTCGGCGAAGGGCTGCACGCCGCGGAGGTGCTCGCCTGGGTGCACGAGCGGCTGCCCGGCAGCGGCGAGCTGGCCCTCCTGCGGGTCCGGGCCCACCTCGCCGCCGACGAACCCGATGCGGCGGAAGCGGTTCTGCGGGAAACCGCCTCGGCGAAAGCGGTGCTGCCCGCGACGCCGGTCGACCGGTGCCTGGCCGAAACCGCGCTCGCACTGCGTTCGCACCGGCGGACCAAGGCACTCCACGCCCTCGACCGCGCGCTCGCCCTCGCCCGCCCGAACGGCCTCGTGCGGCCGTTCGCGCTCGCCGAACCGCGGGTCGGGCACCTGCTGATCGACCACTCGGGCGGCTTCGGCTCGCTGGACCGGTTCGCGCAGGCGGTCCGTGGCCGGCTCGTCCCGCGGACCCGGTCCAGCGGCCTGACCGACCGCGAGCAGGTGGTGCTGCGGCGCCTGCCTTCCCAGCGTTCGCTGGACGAAATCGCGTCCGACCTCACCGTGTCGGTCAACACCGTGAAGACGCACGTGCGGGCCATCTACGGCAAGCTCGGCGTGAACAACCGGCGCTCCGCCGTCGTCGTCGCCCGCCAGAACGGCTTGACCTGA
- a CDS encoding GntR family transcriptional regulator, whose product MLSEQVYAHLRDAIMRGDYAPGEALKPQDLARDQGVSLAVVREALVRVVGEGLADRLPNRGFAVPAFSDRRWQEITEARRTVEPVVLRLSVERGDVDWEARVRAAHHRLARTEPYAPGEGEYYSGAWSEAHRTFHRTLLEGCGNAALLETFDRMWAASELARRWSSQRAPERDAVGEHRGLEEAALDRDADSAAALLVRHLTLTAAALES is encoded by the coding sequence ATGCTGTCGGAGCAGGTCTACGCACACCTGCGGGACGCGATCATGCGCGGCGACTACGCGCCCGGCGAGGCGCTCAAGCCCCAGGACCTCGCCCGGGACCAGGGTGTGAGCCTGGCCGTCGTGCGCGAGGCGCTCGTGCGGGTGGTCGGCGAGGGCCTGGCCGACCGGCTGCCGAACCGCGGCTTCGCCGTCCCGGCGTTCTCCGACCGGCGCTGGCAGGAGATCACGGAGGCGCGCCGGACCGTCGAACCGGTCGTGCTGCGCCTTTCCGTCGAGCGCGGCGACGTCGACTGGGAGGCTCGCGTGCGGGCCGCGCACCACCGCCTGGCCCGCACCGAGCCGTACGCGCCGGGCGAGGGTGAGTACTACAGCGGTGCTTGGTCCGAGGCGCACCGGACGTTCCACCGCACCCTGCTGGAGGGGTGCGGCAACGCCGCCCTGCTCGAGACCTTCGATCGGATGTGGGCCGCGAGCGAGCTGGCTCGCCGGTGGTCTTCGCAGCGGGCGCCCGAACGGGACGCCGTCGGTGAGCATCGCGGCCTGGAGGAGGCGGCTCTGGACCGTGACGCCGACTCCGCGGCGGCACTGCTCGTCCGGCACCTCACTCTGACCGCGGCGGCCCTGGAGAGCTGA
- a CDS encoding TM0106 family RecB-like putative nuclease: MHTPADLADLLECEHRSVLKQAADLPGAPRPVHDPAAGRRGRASARVMLARLRAEGRDVFEIDTRDPVAAAETTAAALWSGAAVIHQAVLHDEDFSGVADFLIQDGEGRYEVHDAEPARQAKPAAVVRLVAFADALRRAGWPTGPHVHLRLGDGGTRTLRVEDFRPLVERLRARLRDRPTVLPVPLWADERPACAGCGYARHCASAREADRDLLLVAGMRGDQRRKLTAAGLGTIEALAAAAPGDRPRDLSATAFTTLRAQAALQVRQDTTGEVSYEIVDPDALAALPEPAPGDVFADLAGDPHALAGEGLEFLFGALTPGGDRRFTPFWAHSRAEEKRAFEEFVDFAAARVAEHPGSHVYHYGPYEVTAIKRLAAVHGTREETVDQLLRGGALVDLHTVVRKALRVSQRSYSIRHLEPLYRPGTREGDVKTALSDVEAYEEYLVLARSAEPGRAEEVLRGIAGDSEEDCVSALRLVEFLHQVRADAGIELAAPAEESAEDALLRAAEEDVAAERRAERAERLAALVDPLLDGLPDDPAEFTGDERARALLAAAVGYHRRETNPAWWEYFRQLAAPLGDLEVDTSCTVPVSLEAGEWVPPAGRVRTAKRTLVLACDPDRPHPFAPGDEVRLRYAGTTRDAKVAAASAVELTLEESCPPDATTADRPVAVLPGSPVRPSPKDEAVADLAQLVGDALPALPRHPGVDLLRRTSPRLRGGADLPEPGADLIAAVIDAVEALDGSTLAVQGPPGAGKTFLAGKLIARLVRAGRTVAVTSTSHKAVENVLSAAKKSAPELPCAKRAKRTPDPAAPWEQPKSNPALVKWREEHDTGHLVGGTAWTFANAAVREEPFDLLIIDEAGQFALADALAVSMCAKNLLLLGDPQQLPQVVQGTHPAGAEASALGHLIGEADIMPAALGYFLDETRRMHPAVCEPVSNLSYAGRLHAHPSAAERALEDVPAGLYLAEVDHHGNTTRSVEEAAAVVDIVASLVGRRWTDHASGRPLADTDIVVVAPYNLQARTVTRALADAGFPGVRVGTVDRFQGQEAPVVITTMTSSSAVDLPRGLDFLLSRNRLNVALSRAQVLAVLVCSPRLVEADIRTVEQMRLVAGMIGLLAGARPWPGDLPPAGQ, from the coding sequence ATGCACACCCCAGCCGATCTCGCCGACCTGCTCGAATGTGAACACCGCAGCGTCCTGAAGCAGGCCGCGGACCTGCCCGGCGCGCCTCGTCCCGTGCACGATCCGGCCGCCGGACGGCGGGGCCGCGCGTCCGCCCGGGTGATGCTCGCCCGCCTGCGCGCCGAAGGCCGTGACGTCTTCGAGATCGACACCCGGGACCCCGTCGCCGCCGCCGAGACCACCGCCGCGGCGCTGTGGTCGGGCGCGGCGGTGATCCACCAGGCCGTCCTCCACGACGAGGACTTCTCCGGCGTCGCGGACTTCCTGATCCAGGACGGCGAAGGCCGCTACGAGGTCCATGACGCGGAGCCGGCCCGGCAGGCGAAACCCGCGGCCGTGGTCCGGCTGGTCGCGTTCGCGGACGCGCTGCGGCGGGCCGGCTGGCCGACCGGTCCGCACGTGCACCTGCGGCTGGGCGACGGCGGCACCCGGACGCTGCGGGTCGAGGACTTCCGGCCCCTGGTCGAGCGGCTGCGCGCCCGGCTGCGCGACCGTCCGACGGTGCTGCCGGTGCCGCTGTGGGCCGACGAACGCCCGGCCTGCGCCGGCTGCGGGTACGCCCGCCACTGCGCGTCGGCCCGCGAAGCCGACCGCGATCTCCTGCTCGTGGCCGGGATGCGCGGCGACCAGCGCCGCAAGCTGACCGCGGCCGGGCTGGGCACCATCGAGGCACTCGCGGCGGCGGCACCCGGCGACCGGCCGCGGGACCTCTCCGCCACCGCGTTCACGACGCTGCGGGCGCAGGCCGCGCTGCAGGTGCGGCAGGACACCACCGGCGAGGTCAGCTACGAGATCGTCGACCCCGACGCCCTGGCGGCCCTGCCGGAGCCCGCGCCGGGCGACGTCTTCGCCGATCTCGCGGGTGATCCGCACGCGCTGGCCGGCGAAGGGCTGGAGTTCCTCTTCGGCGCGCTCACCCCGGGCGGCGACCGGCGGTTCACCCCGTTCTGGGCGCACAGCCGCGCCGAGGAGAAGCGGGCCTTCGAGGAGTTCGTGGACTTCGCCGCCGCGCGGGTCGCCGAGCACCCCGGCTCGCACGTCTACCACTACGGGCCGTACGAGGTCACCGCGATCAAGCGGCTCGCCGCCGTGCACGGGACCCGCGAGGAGACCGTCGACCAGCTGCTGCGCGGGGGCGCGCTGGTGGACCTGCACACGGTGGTCCGCAAGGCGTTGCGCGTTTCGCAGCGGTCCTACTCGATCCGGCACCTCGAGCCGCTCTACCGTCCCGGCACCCGCGAGGGCGACGTCAAGACCGCGCTGTCGGACGTGGAGGCCTACGAGGAGTACCTGGTGCTCGCGCGGTCGGCGGAGCCCGGCCGGGCCGAGGAGGTCCTGCGCGGCATCGCCGGGGACAGCGAGGAGGACTGCGTCTCGGCACTGCGGCTGGTCGAGTTCCTCCACCAGGTCCGGGCGGACGCCGGCATCGAGCTCGCGGCGCCGGCCGAGGAGTCCGCCGAAGACGCGCTGCTGCGCGCGGCGGAGGAGGACGTCGCCGCCGAGCGCCGGGCCGAACGCGCCGAGCGGCTGGCCGCGCTGGTCGACCCGCTGCTCGACGGGCTGCCGGACGACCCGGCCGAGTTCACCGGCGACGAGCGGGCCCGCGCGCTGCTGGCGGCGGCGGTCGGCTACCACCGCCGCGAGACCAACCCCGCGTGGTGGGAGTACTTCCGCCAGCTGGCCGCCCCGCTCGGCGACCTCGAGGTCGACACCTCGTGCACCGTGCCGGTTTCGCTGGAGGCGGGGGAGTGGGTCCCGCCGGCCGGGCGCGTCCGCACCGCGAAGCGGACCCTGGTCCTGGCGTGCGACCCGGACCGGCCGCACCCGTTCGCGCCGGGCGACGAGGTGCGGCTGCGCTACGCCGGAACCACGCGGGACGCCAAGGTCGCGGCCGCGTCGGCGGTGGAGCTGACCCTGGAGGAGAGCTGCCCGCCCGACGCGACCACCGCCGACCGGCCGGTCGCGGTGCTGCCCGGCAGCCCCGTGCGGCCCTCGCCCAAGGACGAGGCGGTCGCCGACCTCGCGCAGCTGGTCGGCGACGCCCTCCCGGCGCTGCCGCGGCACCCCGGCGTCGACCTGCTCCGGCGGACCTCGCCGCGGCTGCGCGGCGGGGCGGACCTGCCGGAGCCGGGGGCGGACCTGATCGCCGCGGTGATCGACGCGGTCGAAGCCCTCGACGGCTCGACGCTCGCGGTCCAGGGGCCGCCGGGGGCGGGCAAGACGTTCCTGGCCGGCAAGCTGATCGCCCGCCTCGTGCGGGCCGGGCGCACCGTCGCCGTCACCTCCACCAGCCACAAGGCCGTGGAGAACGTGCTGAGTGCGGCGAAGAAGAGCGCGCCGGAGCTGCCCTGCGCCAAGCGCGCGAAGCGGACCCCGGACCCGGCCGCGCCGTGGGAGCAGCCGAAGAGCAACCCGGCGCTGGTGAAGTGGCGGGAGGAGCACGACACCGGGCACCTGGTCGGCGGTACGGCGTGGACGTTCGCCAACGCCGCGGTTCGCGAAGAGCCGTTCGACCTGCTGATCATCGACGAGGCCGGCCAGTTCGCCCTGGCCGACGCGCTGGCGGTGTCGATGTGCGCGAAGAACCTGCTGCTGCTGGGCGACCCGCAGCAGCTCCCGCAGGTGGTGCAGGGAACCCACCCGGCGGGCGCGGAGGCGTCGGCGCTGGGTCACCTGATCGGCGAGGCCGACATCATGCCGGCGGCGCTGGGCTACTTCCTCGACGAGACGCGGCGCATGCATCCCGCGGTGTGCGAGCCGGTGTCGAACCTGTCCTACGCCGGGCGCCTGCACGCCCACCCGTCGGCCGCCGAGCGTGCTCTCGAGGACGTCCCCGCCGGGCTCTACCTGGCCGAGGTCGACCACCACGGCAACACGACCCGCTCGGTGGAGGAGGCCGCGGCGGTCGTCGACATCGTCGCTTCGCTGGTCGGTCGCCGGTGGACGGACCATGCCTCCGGCCGCCCGCTGGCCGACACCGACATCGTCGTGGTGGCCCCGTACAACCTGCAGGCGCGGACGGTGACGCGAGCGCTGGCGGACGCCGGTTTCCCGGGCGTGCGGGTGGGCACGGTCGACCGCTTCCAGGGCCAGGAGGCCCCGGTGGTGATCACGACCATGACCTCGTCCTCGGCGGTCGACCTGCCCCGTGGCCTCGACTTCCTGTTGTCCCGCAACCGCTTGAACGTCGCGTTGTCGCGGGCCCAGGTCCTGGCGGTCCTGGTGTGCTCGCCCAGGCTGGTGGAGGCGGACATCCGCACGGTGGAGCAGATGCGGCTGGTGGCGGGCATGATCGGCTTGCTGGCCGGGGCCCGGCCGTGGCCTGGTGATCTCCCGCCCGCCGGACAATGA
- a CDS encoding N(5)-(carboxyethyl)ornithine synthase: protein MHQLTLGVIARSRKENERRLPIHPHHLDRIDADLRQSIYLEHGYGEPFGVPDERLAADVAGLRTCEQLIAECDVVLLAKPLHEDVAELRSGQVLWGWPHCVQDVELTQLAIDRKLTVIAFEAMNHWRRDGSFGLHVFHKNNELAGYCSVLHALQLVGSTGDYGRRLRAVVIGFGATARGSVTALNAHGIHDVDVLTARGLSAVGSPIHSATMVHIDHDANNPGDLRRSHAITDHGRVPLAGFLAEHDIVVNCVLQNTAEPLTFLIEEDLAAFTPGSLVVDVSCDEGMGFSWARPTTFTEPTFPIGDGLTYYGVDHSPSYLWNSATWEISEALLPHLRAVLSGPSTWDENETVRRAVEIRDGTIANPAILSFQDRAPEYPHPRR from the coding sequence GTGCACCAGCTCACTCTCGGCGTCATCGCGCGTTCACGGAAAGAGAACGAACGGCGGTTGCCGATCCACCCGCACCACCTCGACCGGATCGACGCCGATCTCCGGCAGTCCATCTACCTCGAACACGGCTACGGCGAACCCTTCGGCGTGCCCGATGAACGCTTGGCGGCCGACGTCGCCGGGCTGCGCACGTGCGAGCAGCTCATCGCCGAATGCGACGTCGTCCTGCTGGCCAAGCCGTTGCACGAAGACGTTGCCGAGCTGCGGTCCGGCCAGGTGCTGTGGGGCTGGCCGCACTGCGTGCAGGACGTCGAGCTGACCCAGCTGGCCATCGACCGGAAGCTGACGGTCATCGCGTTCGAGGCGATGAACCACTGGCGGCGCGACGGTTCGTTCGGCTTGCACGTCTTCCACAAGAACAACGAGCTGGCCGGGTACTGCTCGGTGTTGCACGCGCTGCAGCTGGTCGGGTCGACCGGCGACTACGGCCGCCGCCTGCGGGCCGTGGTGATCGGCTTCGGCGCGACCGCGCGCGGCTCGGTGACCGCGCTGAACGCCCACGGGATCCACGACGTCGACGTCCTGACCGCGCGCGGTCTCAGCGCGGTCGGCTCGCCGATCCACTCCGCGACGATGGTGCACATCGACCACGACGCGAACAACCCGGGCGACCTGCGCCGCAGCCACGCGATCACCGACCACGGCCGGGTCCCGCTCGCCGGGTTCCTCGCCGAGCACGACATCGTCGTCAACTGCGTGCTGCAGAACACCGCCGAGCCGCTGACGTTCCTGATCGAGGAGGACCTCGCCGCGTTCACGCCCGGCAGCCTCGTCGTCGACGTCTCCTGCGACGAAGGCATGGGCTTCAGCTGGGCCCGGCCCACGACGTTCACCGAGCCGACGTTCCCGATCGGCGACGGCCTCACCTACTACGGCGTCGATCACAGCCCGTCGTACCTGTGGAACTCGGCGACCTGGGAGATCAGCGAAGCCCTGCTGCCGCACCTGCGGGCAGTCCTTTCCGGACCGTCCACATGGGACGAAAACGAGACGGTCCGGCGCGCGGTGGAGATCCGCGACGGCACGATCGCCAACCCCGCGATCCTGTCCTTCCAGGACCGCGCACCGGAGTACCCGCACCCGCGCCGCTGA
- a CDS encoding TetR/AcrR family transcriptional regulator: MRSTLYLEHGFDQTMVADIADRAGVTARTFFRYFADKREVLFDKAGEMAEKSLAALEAAPATASTLAVVAAALDAAADLVGQDRERARQRHAVIMANADLRERELIKLAHMSAALADGLRRRGVDDTEAVLAAEAGAAVHRVAFERWAADDDLDLRDAIRQSFQQLRTLTAAG; encoded by the coding sequence GTGCGGTCGACCCTGTACCTCGAACACGGCTTCGACCAGACCATGGTGGCCGACATCGCCGACCGCGCCGGCGTGACCGCCCGGACCTTCTTCCGCTACTTCGCCGACAAGCGCGAGGTCCTCTTCGACAAAGCGGGCGAGATGGCGGAGAAGTCGCTGGCCGCCTTGGAAGCCGCGCCCGCCACGGCGTCGACACTGGCGGTCGTCGCGGCCGCGCTGGACGCCGCGGCCGACCTGGTCGGGCAGGATCGTGAGCGCGCGCGGCAGCGGCACGCGGTGATCATGGCCAACGCCGACCTCCGCGAACGGGAACTGATCAAGCTCGCCCACATGTCGGCCGCTCTCGCGGACGGGCTTCGACGTCGGGGCGTCGACGACACCGAAGCGGTCTTGGCCGCCGAAGCCGGCGCCGCGGTGCACCGGGTCGCGTTCGAACGGTGGGCCGCCGACGACGACCTCGACCTGCGCGACGCGATTCGGCAGTCGTTCCAGCAGCTGCGCACCCTGACCGCCGCCGGCTGA
- a CDS encoding AI-2E family transporter, with protein MVRASLTDFPAHRFRLPRRNRAAAGERRGRRSPRHPFRGFADRFGAGGHLPPVPWPPEDDLGTGGSSPPRALVVLLGAAAAVVVLAGVQAVAWFAGPVFLALVVVITLDPIRTWLRRKGLPRWLTVAVLAAAVYAVLLVFFLVIVVSVAQLSALVPHYAGRLDELLHDGLGVLGRFGVGEPQLRAMLSSVDAGKLVGLAGSLLAGVGGLVTNLAFLLALLLFLSAETAWAGQRLGRIARDRPWISASLRGFAAGTRRYLLVTTVFGGLVAALDTTALALLGIPGAVLWGLLAFVTNYVPNVGFVIGVAPPAFIALLDGGWRSLLVVLVVYAGLNFVVQSLIQPRFVAGSVGLSTLVTVLALVFWTWLLGPLGAVLAVPATLLAKALLVDVDPRARWADALLSAPRRDDE; from the coding sequence ATGGTGCGAGCTTCGCTCACCGACTTCCCGGCCCACCGGTTCCGCTTGCCCCGGCGAAACCGGGCCGCGGCCGGCGAGCGGCGGGGGCGTCGCTCCCCCCGGCACCCCTTCCGGGGGTTCGCCGATCGCTTCGGCGCGGGTGGGCACCTGCCGCCGGTACCGTGGCCGCCCGAAGACGACCTCGGTACCGGCGGCAGCTCCCCGCCCCGCGCGCTCGTCGTGCTGCTGGGCGCCGCCGCCGCGGTGGTCGTGCTCGCCGGCGTGCAGGCCGTCGCCTGGTTCGCCGGCCCCGTCTTCCTCGCCCTCGTCGTCGTCATCACCCTCGATCCGATCCGGACCTGGTTGCGGCGCAAGGGACTTCCGCGCTGGCTGACCGTCGCCGTGCTGGCGGCCGCCGTCTACGCGGTCCTGCTCGTCTTCTTCCTCGTCATCGTGGTCTCCGTCGCGCAGCTGTCGGCTCTGGTCCCCCACTACGCCGGGCGGCTCGACGAGCTGCTGCACGACGGGCTGGGCGTGCTCGGCCGGTTCGGCGTCGGCGAACCGCAGCTGCGCGCGATGCTCTCGTCCGTCGACGCCGGGAAACTGGTCGGCCTGGCCGGTTCCCTGCTCGCCGGGGTCGGCGGCCTGGTGACCAACCTGGCGTTCTTGCTCGCCCTCCTGCTGTTCCTCAGTGCCGAAACGGCCTGGGCGGGGCAACGCCTCGGCCGGATCGCCCGCGACCGGCCGTGGATTTCGGCTTCCCTGCGGGGTTTCGCGGCCGGCACGCGCCGGTACCTGCTCGTGACGACCGTGTTCGGCGGGCTCGTCGCGGCGCTCGACACGACCGCCCTCGCCCTGCTCGGGATCCCGGGCGCGGTGCTGTGGGGGCTGCTCGCGTTCGTCACCAACTACGTTCCCAACGTGGGGTTCGTGATCGGGGTGGCGCCCCCCGCGTTCATCGCCCTGCTCGACGGCGGCTGGCGCTCCCTGCTCGTGGTGCTCGTCGTGTACGCCGGCCTGAACTTCGTGGTGCAGTCGCTGATCCAGCCGCGGTTCGTGGCCGGCTCGGTCGGTCTGTCCACTTTGGTCACGGTACTGGCGCTCGTGTTCTGGACCTGGCTGCTGGGCCCGCTCGGCGCGGTCCTCGCCGTGCCGGCGACCCTGCTGGCCAAGGCGCTGCTCGTGGACGTCGACCCGCGGGCCCGCTGGGCCGACGCGCTGCTGTCCGCGCCTCGCCGCGACGACGAATGA
- a CDS encoding YbhB/YbcL family Raf kinase inhibitor-like protein gives MTVNDPFARLPEAAAFAVTSTSVADGAAWPLEQWSSGVPGGKDLSPQLSWSGAPEGTRSYAVTVYDPDAPTGSGFWHWAVADIPATVAELPEGAGDATGSGLPEGAFQLPNDARVPHYLGAAPPAGHGPHRYFVVVHALAVASIGVPADATPAVLGFTMAGHILGRAVLTATAETLS, from the coding sequence ATGACCGTCAACGACCCGTTCGCCCGTCTCCCGGAGGCGGCCGCCTTCGCCGTCACCAGCACCTCGGTCGCCGACGGCGCCGCCTGGCCCCTCGAGCAGTGGTCTTCGGGAGTCCCGGGAGGCAAGGACCTCTCGCCGCAGCTGTCCTGGAGCGGCGCACCGGAAGGCACCCGGAGCTACGCCGTCACCGTCTACGACCCCGACGCCCCCACCGGCTCCGGGTTCTGGCACTGGGCGGTCGCCGACATCCCCGCCACCGTCGCCGAGCTGCCCGAGGGCGCCGGCGACGCCACCGGCTCCGGCCTGCCGGAAGGCGCTTTCCAGCTGCCCAACGACGCCCGCGTGCCGCACTACCTGGGCGCCGCCCCGCCCGCCGGGCACGGACCGCACCGCTACTTCGTCGTGGTGCACGCCCTCGCGGTCGCCTCGATCGGCGTCCCGGCCGACGCGACCCCGGCCGTCCTCGGCTTCACGATGGCGGGCCACATCCTCGGCCGCGCGGTCCTGACCGCCACCGCCGAGACGCTTTCCTGA